DNA sequence from the Verrucomicrobiota bacterium genome:
GGACCATGCGGTTCGTGTTAAACACCGAGCAGATCGTGCGCATGGCGCTCTTCATCCGGTCAATCCAGCGCCGCGGCAAATCGTCGGCACCGCGATCGTAAAACATCGGGACGACTTCTTTTTCCAGCATGTTGTAGATGGCGCGGCTCTCGACGTCGTCCTGGTAGTTGTAGTCGCCGCCGTAGTCCTCGCCGAGACCGATGGTCCAACCGTTCTCGTTGTTGTAGCCTTCGACCCACCAGCCGTCGGGGATGCTCATGTTGACGCTGCCGTTAGCGGTCACCTTCATGCCGCTCGTGCCGCTGGCTTCCATCGGGCGGCGCGGCGTGTTGAGCCAGACGTCGACGCCTTGCACAAGGTAGCGGGCTACGTTGATATCGTAGTCTTCGAGGAAGACGATCTGGCGCGGATGGCGACGAGCGAACTGGACGATCTGGCGAATCAGCTCCTTGCCGCCATTGTCCTTCGGGTGCGCCTTGCCCGCGAAGATGATCTGGAGCGGGCGTTCCTTGACGGCGAGCAGGCGCTCGAGCCGCTCGGGGTCGCGCAGCAGGAGCGTGGCGCGCTTGTAGGAGGCAAAGCGCCGGGCGAACCCGATGGTGAGCGCCTCCGGATCCAGCGCCTCCTCGGCCTGAGCGATCTCGCCCGGGGGCGCCCCGCGCCGCTTGAGCTGGTCGGCCAATCGCCGACGCGCGAACGCGACCAGCCGCTCGCGGCGCCGCTCATGCGTGCGCCACAGCTCGCCGTCGGGGATCTGCTCGACGCGCTCCCAGACGCTTTGGTCGGTGGGCGACTCGATCCATTTCGGGCCGAGGTAGCGGTCATAGAGACCGACGAGCTCATGCGAGATCCAGGAGCGGGTGTGGATGCCGTTGGTGATCGACGTGATCGGCACTTCCTCGACCGGCACGCCCTCCCACACGCGCGTCCACATGCGACGCGATACTTCGCCGTGCAGCTTGCTGACGCCGTTGGCGTAGTTGGCGAACTTGAGCGCGAGCACCGTCATGCAGAAGGGCTCGTCTTTGTCGTTCGGGTTCTGGCGCCCCAGAGCGAGAAAGTCATGGCGGCTCAGTCCGAGTGTCGGCCAATACTTCGAGAAGAACTTGTCCATGAGCTGGGGGGGAAACATATCGTTGCCGGCCGGCACGGGCGTGTGGGTGGTGAAGACATTGCCGGCGGCCACCGCCTCGCGTGCCTCGGCGAACGAGGCCTTTTTCTGCTCCATGAGCAGGCGGGTCCGTTCGAGGGCGAGGAACGCGGCGTGGCCTTCGTTCATGTGACACACCTGCGGCTCGATGCCGAGCGCCGAGAGCGCGCGGAT
Encoded proteins:
- the glgP gene encoding alpha-glucan family phosphorylase; its protein translation is MKPARKFVVVPSLPDKLRQLWDLAYNLWWCWNPEAIDLFRRMDRDLWEQVYHNPVAMLGVISSEQLEHLAADDGFLAHMERTYVQFADYMSGATWFKSAHPDAGGVRIAYFSLEFGLSESVPIYSGGLGILAGDHTKSASDLGVPLVGVGLLYREGYFRQYLNADGWQQEYYPDNDFFNMPVSLVRGSNGKPVVIDVDFPNGKVYVQVWQALVGRVTLYLLDANIDENRPEDREITARLYGGDTGSEDRIRQEITLGIGGIRALSALGIEPQVCHMNEGHAAFLALERTRLLMEQKKASFAEAREAVAAGNVFTTHTPVPAGNDMFPPQLMDKFFSKYWPTLGLSRHDFLALGRQNPNDKDEPFCMTVLALKFANYANGVSKLHGEVSRRMWTRVWEGVPVEEVPITSITNGIHTRSWISHELVGLYDRYLGPKWIESPTDQSVWERVEQIPDGELWRTHERRRERLVAFARRRLADQLKRRGAPPGEIAQAEEALDPEALTIGFARRFASYKRATLLLRDPERLERLLAVKERPLQIIFAGKAHPKDNGGKELIRQIVQFARRHPRQIVFLEDYDINVARYLVQGVDVWLNTPRRPMEASGTSGMKVTANGSVNMSIPDGWWVEGYNNENGWTIGLGEDYGGDYNYQDDVESRAIYNMLEKEVVPMFYDRGADDLPRRWIDRMKSAMRTICSVFNTNRMVHEYVERSYVPAAKRYERLRDKDLAKARALAGYVEAARSEWPKLRIETVETDSVEELPVGSDLKVRARVRLGALAPDDVAVQIYEGLLDQDGNITDAEIVPMMPDKDGGDGVREFVGSIVCRTSGQHGFSVRIIPKHEDLASPFSTGLIVWK